A single Melopsittacus undulatus isolate bMelUnd1 chromosome 11, bMelUnd1.mat.Z, whole genome shotgun sequence DNA region contains:
- the CANT1 gene encoding soluble calcium-activated nucleotidase 1 produces the protein MLVPPCDESMSPLRISVGGLPVLASMTKAADPRFRLRWKAIVLSSACVGLVLLLLCLHRSSPARHSPPNPHNWQLSLQAGDHYNDTYPLSPPQRNSEGVRYRIGVIADLDTQSRGSEEHTWFSYLKKGYLVLSDSGDSVTVEWDKDESMLQSHLAEKGRGMELSELVVFNGKLYAVDDRTGVVYQIEGNKVVPWVILPDGDGTVGKGFKAEWLAVKDEHLYVGGLGKEWTTTTGEVVNENPEWVKVVGYKGDVGHENWVANYNALRAAAGIRPPGYLIHESVSWSDTLQRWFFLPRRASHERYNEKADERCGTNLLLSSTQDFGDVTVGRVGDVVPTHGFSSFKFIPDTDDQIIVALKSEEDNGKIASYIMAFTLDGRFLLPETRIGSVKYEGIEFI, from the exons ATGCTCGTCCCGCCCTGCGATGAGTCTATGAGCCCCCTCCGGATCAGCGTTGGTGGTCTCCCGGTCCTCGCGTCCATGACCAAGGCTGCTGACCCCCGCTTCCGACTACGCTGGAAGGCCATCGTGCTGTCATCAGCCTGCGTGgggcttgtgctgctgctcttgtgcCTGCACCGGTCCTCCCCGGCACGGCACAGTCCGCCCAATCCTCACAACTGGCAGCTCAGCCTGCAGGCAGGGGACCACTACAATGACACCTACCCGCTGTCCCCACCCCAGAGGAACTCTGAGGGTGTGCGCTACCGCATTGGAGTCATCGCGGATCTGGACACACAGTCCCGGGGCTCTGAGGAGCACACCTGGTTCAGTTACCTGAAGAAGGGCTACCTGGTGCTGTCAGACAGTGGGGACAGCGTGACAGTGGAGTGGGACAAAGACGAGAGCATGCTGCAGTCCCACCTGGCTGAGAAGGGCAGGGGCATGGAGCTCTCCGAGCTGGTTGTCTTCAACGGGAAGCTGTACGCAGTGGATGACCGGACAGGAGTGGTCTATCAGATTGAGGGCAACAAGGTGGTGCCCTGGGTGATCCTCCCAGATGGGGATGGCACAGTGGGGAAAG GCTTCAAGGCAGAGTGGCTGGCAGTGAAGGACGAGCACCTCTATGTGGGGGGACTGGGCAAGGAGTGGACCACAACGACAGGGGAGGTGGTGAACGAGAACCCCGAGTGGGTGAAGGTCGTTGGTTACAAGGGCGATGTGGGCCATGAGAACTGGGTGGCGAACTACAACGCGCTGAGGGCTGCAGCGGGCATCCGACCCCCAG GTTACCTGATCCACGAGTCGGTGTCCTGGAGCGACACACTGCAGCGCTGGTTCTTCCTGCCGCGCCGCGCCAGCCACGAGCGCTACAACGAGAAGGCAGACGAGCGGTGCGGCACCAACCTGCTGCTGAGCTCCACGCAGGACTTCGGGGATGTGACAGTGGGACGTGTAGGGGACGTGGTCCCCACTCATGGCTTCTCCTCCTTCAAGTTCATCCCAGACACGGACGACCAGATCATCGTGGCGCTGAAATCGGAAGAGGACAATGGCAAGATCGCCAGCTACATCATGGCCTTCACACTGGACGGGCGCTTCCTCCTGCCTGAGACCAGGATCGGGAGCGTGAAATACGAGGGCATTGAGTTTATTTAA